A single window of Falco rusticolus isolate bFalRus1 chromosome 16, bFalRus1.pri, whole genome shotgun sequence DNA harbors:
- the MCAM gene encoding cell surface glycoprotein MUC18 isoform X3, whose product MAGGRRAAGLALGWGCCLLLCCAAASRMEVSMPAVVEVEIGDTARIECNFYIPENDSYTYINWFYIDGNNQVRLCHIIGSKVVEDNTDYKGRLSVGEDKALSISKVTVQDARTFVCQVEAGSHGAGENRSELRVYKVPETPEIVANSGGISVHSTDIPQIAQCVSRNSFPFSNITWYKNGKQLQQQEKMVKIMDTLTRESSGLYTVSSTLFARVTREDRNSLYHCTVHYWLRGHRRTMESRPVNVTVFYPAQHVKLQVMPSSMLVKEGDNVKLVCEADGNPAPVFSFYKRDLGDWQDVSSLADANSGVLYLRDVTKNSSGLYRCQTLDLDDMGQLEQDVELVVNYIEEVRVKMEPSSPLKEGDSVRLSCDANSPVALDYQWRDDKGKKVAEGNQLFLSNLTFETSRNFSCKVIAPSVPGLEQSKQVAVAVQGKPRIVAISSPLYVRQDEVVNLTCKAIAFPKPSVHWNVNGTAHEYIENQHIASNLTVRVNHDLLRAGAMCRVSNALGVSEKHIQLLVESIRKDQKTPESKGVIIVAIIVCILVVAVLGSVIYFLHKKGKIPCGRAGKQDIARNTSI is encoded by the exons ctgcagccagccggATGGAGGTCTCCATGCCAGCGGTGGTCGAAGTGGAGATCGGGGACACGGCCAGGATCGAGTGCAACTTCTACATCCCTGAAAATGATTCCTACACCTACATCAACTGGTTCTAC ATCGACGGCAACAACCAGGTGAGGCTGTGCCACATCATAGGCAGCAAGGTCGTGGAGGATAACACGGACTACAAGGGGCGGCTCTCGGTGGGGGAGGACAAGGCCCTCTCCATCAGCAAGGTGACGGTGCAGGATGCCAGGACCTTCGTGTGCCAGGTCGAGGCGGGCAGCCACGGTGCGGGCGAGAACCGCTCTGAGCTCCGCGTCTACA AGGTCCCCGAGACCCCTGAGATTGTGGCCAACTCGGGAGGCATCTCAGTGCACAGCACTGACATCCCGCAG ATTGCCCAGTGTGTGAGCAGGAACAGCTTCCCGTTCTCCAACATCACATGGTACAAGAatgggaagcagctgcagcagcaggagaaga TGGTGAAGATCATGGACACGCTGACCCGCGAGTCGAGCGGGCTGTACACGGTGAGCAGCACCCTCTTTGCCCGCGTCACCCGAGAGGATCGCAACTCCCTCTACCACTGCACCGTGCACTACTGGCTGCGGGGACACAGGCGCACCATGGAGTCACGGCCAGTCAATGTCACAGTCTTCT ACCCTGCGCAGCACGTGAAGCTGCAGGTCATGCCGTCCTCAATGCTGGTGAAAGAAGGGGATAACGTGAAGCTGGTCTGCGAGGCCGACGGGAACCCAGCACCCGTCTTCAGCTTCTATAAGAGAGAT CTGGGAGACTGGCAGGATGTGTCATCACTGGCAGACGCCAACAGTGGGGTGCTATACCTGCGTGACGTGACTAAGAACAGCAGTGGCCTGTACAGGTGCCAGACCCTGGACTTGGATGATATGGGACAGCTTGAGCAGGATGTGGAGCTTGTTGTGAACT ACATTGAAGAGGTCCGTGTGAAGATGGAGCCATCCTCACCCCTTAAGGAAGGGGATAGTGTGAGGCTGAGCTGTGATGCCAACAGCCCTGTGGCCCTGGACTACCAGTGGAGGGATGACAAG GGCAAGAAGGTTGCAGAAGGGAACCAGCTCTTCCTGAGCAACCTCACCTTCGAAACCTCCAGAAACTTCAGCTGCAAGGTGATTGCACCGAGCgtgccagggctggagcagagcaagCAGGTGGCCGTGGCCGTTCAGG GGAAGCCGCGGATTGTCGCCATCAGCTCCCCGCTGTACGTGCGGCAGGACGAGGTGGTGAACCTGACCTGCAAGGCCATTGCTTTCCCCAAGCCTTCTGTCCACTGGAACGTCAATGGGACG GCTCATGAGTACATTGAAAACCAGCACATCGCCAGCAACCTGACGGTGCGTGTGAACCATGACCTGCTGCGGGCAGGAGCCATGTGCAGGGTCTCCAACGCGCTGGGTGTCAGCGAGAAGCACATCCAGCTGCTGG TGGAATCCATCAGAAAAG ATCAAAAGACACCAGAGAGCAAAGGGGTGATCATTGTGGCCATCATCGTCTGCATCCTcgtggtggctgtgctggggtctGTCATCTACTTCCTGCACAAGAAAGGCAAGATCCCATGTGGCCGCGCTGGGAAACAGGACAT AGCGAGAAATACATCGATCTGA
- the MCAM gene encoding cell surface glycoprotein MUC18 isoform X1, giving the protein MAGGRRAAGLALGWGCCLLLCCAAASRMEVSMPAVVEVEIGDTARIECNFYIPENDSYTYINWFYIDGNNQVRLCHIIGSKVVEDNTDYKGRLSVGEDKALSISKVTVQDARTFVCQVEAGSHGAGENRSELRVYKVPETPEIVANSGGISVHSTDIPQIAQCVSRNSFPFSNITWYKNGKQLQQQEKMVKIMDTLTRESSGLYTVSSTLFARVTREDRNSLYHCTVHYWLRGHRRTMESRPVNVTVFYPAQHVKLQVMPSSMLVKEGDNVKLVCEADGNPAPVFSFYKRDLGDWQDVSSLADANSGVLYLRDVTKNSSGLYRCQTLDLDDMGQLEQDVELVVNYIEEVRVKMEPSSPLKEGDSVRLSCDANSPVALDYQWRDDKGKKVAEGNQLFLSNLTFETSRNFSCKVIAPSVPGLEQSKQVAVAVQGKPRIVAISSPLYVRQDEVVNLTCKAIAFPKPSVHWNVNGTAHEYIENQHIASNLTVRVNHDLLRAGAMCRVSNALGVSEKHIQLLVESIRKDQKTPESKGVIIVAIIVCILVVAVLGSVIYFLHKKGKIPCGRAGKQDITKPEARKDKIVVEVKSDKLSEEAGLLQGANGEKRPAADQSEKYIDLRN; this is encoded by the exons ctgcagccagccggATGGAGGTCTCCATGCCAGCGGTGGTCGAAGTGGAGATCGGGGACACGGCCAGGATCGAGTGCAACTTCTACATCCCTGAAAATGATTCCTACACCTACATCAACTGGTTCTAC ATCGACGGCAACAACCAGGTGAGGCTGTGCCACATCATAGGCAGCAAGGTCGTGGAGGATAACACGGACTACAAGGGGCGGCTCTCGGTGGGGGAGGACAAGGCCCTCTCCATCAGCAAGGTGACGGTGCAGGATGCCAGGACCTTCGTGTGCCAGGTCGAGGCGGGCAGCCACGGTGCGGGCGAGAACCGCTCTGAGCTCCGCGTCTACA AGGTCCCCGAGACCCCTGAGATTGTGGCCAACTCGGGAGGCATCTCAGTGCACAGCACTGACATCCCGCAG ATTGCCCAGTGTGTGAGCAGGAACAGCTTCCCGTTCTCCAACATCACATGGTACAAGAatgggaagcagctgcagcagcaggagaaga TGGTGAAGATCATGGACACGCTGACCCGCGAGTCGAGCGGGCTGTACACGGTGAGCAGCACCCTCTTTGCCCGCGTCACCCGAGAGGATCGCAACTCCCTCTACCACTGCACCGTGCACTACTGGCTGCGGGGACACAGGCGCACCATGGAGTCACGGCCAGTCAATGTCACAGTCTTCT ACCCTGCGCAGCACGTGAAGCTGCAGGTCATGCCGTCCTCAATGCTGGTGAAAGAAGGGGATAACGTGAAGCTGGTCTGCGAGGCCGACGGGAACCCAGCACCCGTCTTCAGCTTCTATAAGAGAGAT CTGGGAGACTGGCAGGATGTGTCATCACTGGCAGACGCCAACAGTGGGGTGCTATACCTGCGTGACGTGACTAAGAACAGCAGTGGCCTGTACAGGTGCCAGACCCTGGACTTGGATGATATGGGACAGCTTGAGCAGGATGTGGAGCTTGTTGTGAACT ACATTGAAGAGGTCCGTGTGAAGATGGAGCCATCCTCACCCCTTAAGGAAGGGGATAGTGTGAGGCTGAGCTGTGATGCCAACAGCCCTGTGGCCCTGGACTACCAGTGGAGGGATGACAAG GGCAAGAAGGTTGCAGAAGGGAACCAGCTCTTCCTGAGCAACCTCACCTTCGAAACCTCCAGAAACTTCAGCTGCAAGGTGATTGCACCGAGCgtgccagggctggagcagagcaagCAGGTGGCCGTGGCCGTTCAGG GGAAGCCGCGGATTGTCGCCATCAGCTCCCCGCTGTACGTGCGGCAGGACGAGGTGGTGAACCTGACCTGCAAGGCCATTGCTTTCCCCAAGCCTTCTGTCCACTGGAACGTCAATGGGACG GCTCATGAGTACATTGAAAACCAGCACATCGCCAGCAACCTGACGGTGCGTGTGAACCATGACCTGCTGCGGGCAGGAGCCATGTGCAGGGTCTCCAACGCGCTGGGTGTCAGCGAGAAGCACATCCAGCTGCTGG TGGAATCCATCAGAAAAG ATCAAAAGACACCAGAGAGCAAAGGGGTGATCATTGTGGCCATCATCGTCTGCATCCTcgtggtggctgtgctggggtctGTCATCTACTTCCTGCACAAGAAAGGCAAGATCCCATGTGGCCGCGCTGGGAAACAGGACAT CACAAAGCCAGAGGCACGTAAAGACAAGATTGTAGTTGAAGTTAAGTCAGATAAACTTTCCGAAGAGGCGGGGCTCCTGCAGGGTGCCAACGGCGAGAAGAGACCTGCCGCTGACCAG AGCGAGAAATACATCGATCTGAGAAACTAG
- the MCAM gene encoding cell surface glycoprotein MUC18 isoform X2, with product MAGGRRAAGLALGWGCCLLLCCAAASRMEVSMPAVVEVEIGDTARIECNFYIPENDSYTYINWFYIDGNNQVRLCHIIGSKVVEDNTDYKGRLSVGEDKALSISKVTVQDARTFVCQVEAGSHGAGENRSELRVYKVPETPEIVANSGGISVHSTDIPQIAQCVSRNSFPFSNITWYKNGKQLQQQEKMVKIMDTLTRESSGLYTVSSTLFARVTREDRNSLYHCTVHYWLRGHRRTMESRPVNVTVFYPAQHVKLQVMPSSMLVKEGDNVKLVCEADGNPAPVFSFYKRDLGDWQDVSSLADANSGVLYLRDVTKNSSGLYRCQTLDLDDMGQLEQDVELVVNYIEEVRVKMEPSSPLKEGDSVRLSCDANSPVALDYQWRDDKGKKVAEGNQLFLSNLTFETSRNFSCKVIAPSVPGLEQSKQVAVAVQGKPRIVAISSPLYVRQDEVVNLTCKAIAFPKPSVHWNVNGTAHEYIENQHIASNLTVRVNHDLLRAGAMCRVSNALGVSEKHIQLLDQKTPESKGVIIVAIIVCILVVAVLGSVIYFLHKKGKIPCGRAGKQDITKPEARKDKIVVEVKSDKLSEEAGLLQGANGEKRPAADQSEKYIDLRN from the exons ctgcagccagccggATGGAGGTCTCCATGCCAGCGGTGGTCGAAGTGGAGATCGGGGACACGGCCAGGATCGAGTGCAACTTCTACATCCCTGAAAATGATTCCTACACCTACATCAACTGGTTCTAC ATCGACGGCAACAACCAGGTGAGGCTGTGCCACATCATAGGCAGCAAGGTCGTGGAGGATAACACGGACTACAAGGGGCGGCTCTCGGTGGGGGAGGACAAGGCCCTCTCCATCAGCAAGGTGACGGTGCAGGATGCCAGGACCTTCGTGTGCCAGGTCGAGGCGGGCAGCCACGGTGCGGGCGAGAACCGCTCTGAGCTCCGCGTCTACA AGGTCCCCGAGACCCCTGAGATTGTGGCCAACTCGGGAGGCATCTCAGTGCACAGCACTGACATCCCGCAG ATTGCCCAGTGTGTGAGCAGGAACAGCTTCCCGTTCTCCAACATCACATGGTACAAGAatgggaagcagctgcagcagcaggagaaga TGGTGAAGATCATGGACACGCTGACCCGCGAGTCGAGCGGGCTGTACACGGTGAGCAGCACCCTCTTTGCCCGCGTCACCCGAGAGGATCGCAACTCCCTCTACCACTGCACCGTGCACTACTGGCTGCGGGGACACAGGCGCACCATGGAGTCACGGCCAGTCAATGTCACAGTCTTCT ACCCTGCGCAGCACGTGAAGCTGCAGGTCATGCCGTCCTCAATGCTGGTGAAAGAAGGGGATAACGTGAAGCTGGTCTGCGAGGCCGACGGGAACCCAGCACCCGTCTTCAGCTTCTATAAGAGAGAT CTGGGAGACTGGCAGGATGTGTCATCACTGGCAGACGCCAACAGTGGGGTGCTATACCTGCGTGACGTGACTAAGAACAGCAGTGGCCTGTACAGGTGCCAGACCCTGGACTTGGATGATATGGGACAGCTTGAGCAGGATGTGGAGCTTGTTGTGAACT ACATTGAAGAGGTCCGTGTGAAGATGGAGCCATCCTCACCCCTTAAGGAAGGGGATAGTGTGAGGCTGAGCTGTGATGCCAACAGCCCTGTGGCCCTGGACTACCAGTGGAGGGATGACAAG GGCAAGAAGGTTGCAGAAGGGAACCAGCTCTTCCTGAGCAACCTCACCTTCGAAACCTCCAGAAACTTCAGCTGCAAGGTGATTGCACCGAGCgtgccagggctggagcagagcaagCAGGTGGCCGTGGCCGTTCAGG GGAAGCCGCGGATTGTCGCCATCAGCTCCCCGCTGTACGTGCGGCAGGACGAGGTGGTGAACCTGACCTGCAAGGCCATTGCTTTCCCCAAGCCTTCTGTCCACTGGAACGTCAATGGGACG GCTCATGAGTACATTGAAAACCAGCACATCGCCAGCAACCTGACGGTGCGTGTGAACCATGACCTGCTGCGGGCAGGAGCCATGTGCAGGGTCTCCAACGCGCTGGGTGTCAGCGAGAAGCACATCCAGCTGCTGG ATCAAAAGACACCAGAGAGCAAAGGGGTGATCATTGTGGCCATCATCGTCTGCATCCTcgtggtggctgtgctggggtctGTCATCTACTTCCTGCACAAGAAAGGCAAGATCCCATGTGGCCGCGCTGGGAAACAGGACAT CACAAAGCCAGAGGCACGTAAAGACAAGATTGTAGTTGAAGTTAAGTCAGATAAACTTTCCGAAGAGGCGGGGCTCCTGCAGGGTGCCAACGGCGAGAAGAGACCTGCCGCTGACCAG AGCGAGAAATACATCGATCTGAGAAACTAG
- the MCAM gene encoding cell surface glycoprotein MUC18 isoform X4, giving the protein MAGGRRAAGLALGWGCCLLLCCAAASRMEVSMPAVVEVEIGDTARIECNFYIPENDSYTYINWFYIDGNNQVRLCHIIGSKVVEDNTDYKGRLSVGEDKALSISKVTVQDARTFVCQVEAGSHGAGENRSELRVYKVPETPEIVANSGGISVHSTDIPQIAQCVSRNSFPFSNITWYKNGKQLQQQEKMVKIMDTLTRESSGLYTVSSTLFARVTREDRNSLYHCTVHYWLRGHRRTMESRPVNVTVFYPAQHVKLQVMPSSMLVKEGDNVKLVCEADGNPAPVFSFYKRDLGDWQDVSSLADANSGVLYLRDVTKNSSGLYRCQTLDLDDMGQLEQDVELVVNYIEEVRVKMEPSSPLKEGDSVRLSCDANSPVALDYQWRDDKGKKVAEGNQLFLSNLTFETSRNFSCKVIAPSVPGLEQSKQVAVAVQGKPRIVAISSPLYVRQDEVVNLTCKAIAFPKPSVHWNVNGTAHEYIENQHIASNLTVRVNHDLLRAGAMCRVSNALGVSEKHIQLLDQKTPESKGVIIVAIIVCILVVAVLGSVIYFLHKKGKIPCGRAGKQDIARNTSI; this is encoded by the exons ctgcagccagccggATGGAGGTCTCCATGCCAGCGGTGGTCGAAGTGGAGATCGGGGACACGGCCAGGATCGAGTGCAACTTCTACATCCCTGAAAATGATTCCTACACCTACATCAACTGGTTCTAC ATCGACGGCAACAACCAGGTGAGGCTGTGCCACATCATAGGCAGCAAGGTCGTGGAGGATAACACGGACTACAAGGGGCGGCTCTCGGTGGGGGAGGACAAGGCCCTCTCCATCAGCAAGGTGACGGTGCAGGATGCCAGGACCTTCGTGTGCCAGGTCGAGGCGGGCAGCCACGGTGCGGGCGAGAACCGCTCTGAGCTCCGCGTCTACA AGGTCCCCGAGACCCCTGAGATTGTGGCCAACTCGGGAGGCATCTCAGTGCACAGCACTGACATCCCGCAG ATTGCCCAGTGTGTGAGCAGGAACAGCTTCCCGTTCTCCAACATCACATGGTACAAGAatgggaagcagctgcagcagcaggagaaga TGGTGAAGATCATGGACACGCTGACCCGCGAGTCGAGCGGGCTGTACACGGTGAGCAGCACCCTCTTTGCCCGCGTCACCCGAGAGGATCGCAACTCCCTCTACCACTGCACCGTGCACTACTGGCTGCGGGGACACAGGCGCACCATGGAGTCACGGCCAGTCAATGTCACAGTCTTCT ACCCTGCGCAGCACGTGAAGCTGCAGGTCATGCCGTCCTCAATGCTGGTGAAAGAAGGGGATAACGTGAAGCTGGTCTGCGAGGCCGACGGGAACCCAGCACCCGTCTTCAGCTTCTATAAGAGAGAT CTGGGAGACTGGCAGGATGTGTCATCACTGGCAGACGCCAACAGTGGGGTGCTATACCTGCGTGACGTGACTAAGAACAGCAGTGGCCTGTACAGGTGCCAGACCCTGGACTTGGATGATATGGGACAGCTTGAGCAGGATGTGGAGCTTGTTGTGAACT ACATTGAAGAGGTCCGTGTGAAGATGGAGCCATCCTCACCCCTTAAGGAAGGGGATAGTGTGAGGCTGAGCTGTGATGCCAACAGCCCTGTGGCCCTGGACTACCAGTGGAGGGATGACAAG GGCAAGAAGGTTGCAGAAGGGAACCAGCTCTTCCTGAGCAACCTCACCTTCGAAACCTCCAGAAACTTCAGCTGCAAGGTGATTGCACCGAGCgtgccagggctggagcagagcaagCAGGTGGCCGTGGCCGTTCAGG GGAAGCCGCGGATTGTCGCCATCAGCTCCCCGCTGTACGTGCGGCAGGACGAGGTGGTGAACCTGACCTGCAAGGCCATTGCTTTCCCCAAGCCTTCTGTCCACTGGAACGTCAATGGGACG GCTCATGAGTACATTGAAAACCAGCACATCGCCAGCAACCTGACGGTGCGTGTGAACCATGACCTGCTGCGGGCAGGAGCCATGTGCAGGGTCTCCAACGCGCTGGGTGTCAGCGAGAAGCACATCCAGCTGCTGG ATCAAAAGACACCAGAGAGCAAAGGGGTGATCATTGTGGCCATCATCGTCTGCATCCTcgtggtggctgtgctggggtctGTCATCTACTTCCTGCACAAGAAAGGCAAGATCCCATGTGGCCGCGCTGGGAAACAGGACAT AGCGAGAAATACATCGATCTGA